The DNA window CTAAAAGATAAAGATCTGAAGCATAATTGATCAGTACAAAGGCAAATTCACCCACCTGCGAAAGTGCAAATGCATAAAATAAGCTTTGAGGATTATCCATTCTGAAAAACCTTCCGATAGTATATAATACAATAAACTTTACAAACAATACCGCAAAAACAGTAGTGAAAATAAATAAAGGATCTTTTTGAATAATATTAAAATTAATCGTGGAACCGACACTTACAAAGAACACAGCTAATAAAAGCCCTTTAAACGGATCGATCTGTGCTTCAAGTTCATGACGAAACTCGCTGTTGGCAAGCATTACTCCGGCAAGAAATGCTCCCAATGCAGGAGAAAGCCCGATCACCACCATCAGCTCAGAAACTCCGATCACCAGAAATAGAGAAGAAGCAGTCAGTAGTTCTGTCATTCCCGATTTTGAAACATATCGTAAAAAAGGGACAAATACATATCTGCCCAGCAAAATAAGTAAGGCAACACCAAAGATTACAGTTCCTGCCTGAAGCCATTCCGGAAGTTTCTGAATCAGGATTTGAATTTCATTTTCATGATGTTTTGCTTTATAGTTTGCAATGATCGGAAGTATAGCCAGAATAGGAATTACTGAAATGTCCTGAAACAGCAAAGTAGAGAATGAAGCTTCTCCAGCCATAGTCTTCAGGTTGTTCTTTTCCTGTAAGGTTTGGAGAACAATAGCAGTAGAGGAGAGCGCAAAACACATCGCAACCGCAATGGCTTTATCTATTCTCCAGCCTACACAGATGAAGACAAGGAATAGCAAAGAAATTGTGAGAAACATTTGCGTGAGGCCCAATCCCATTATTTTTTTTCGCATTTCCCAGAACTTTCGGGGCTCAAGCTCAAGACCTACCAGAAATAAGAGCATAATAACCCCGAACTCACTGGCATGCATGATATCATTAACATTGTGTCCCGTAAGTTTCAATGCATAAGGACCAATAATAATTCCTCCCAAAATATAACCGATTACAGAACTCAACCCCAATTTTCTGGCCAGTGGAACCATAATAATAGCTACACCTAAGAAAATTAATGTGTTCATTGCTAAGCTGGATTCCATAGGCTATTGATTGAGTAATTCTGTAAACTCTTTTTTATGTAAAATGATTTCTTTTTTAGACAGCTTGTTAGCTTCGTAAACGATTTTGATATGCTTAATATCTGCTTTGAAAACCTTTAAGGAAACAATCAGTCCGCTGATCAGTTCATCAATGGTATACTGGTAGGTTCCTGTTTTGCTGAAAGAACGTTCTTTTCCGCCGGTGGTTACCAGGATGTACACTTCTTTACCTTCCAAAGGATTTTCTTTTTCCGGAAGAAGCCAGTCGCGGTCAAAAACTTCATCAATCCATAATCTTAGCAAAGGAGGCATTCCGAACCAGATTAAAGGAAACTGAAAGATAAAACGATCATAATTGGCTAAACGTTTTCTTTCTCTGAAAGCAGCAATGTGAAAATCAGGATATTCTTCATAAAGATCACGTAGGGTATAATGCTGGTGTCGAACGTAGAAATTGATGAGCTCTACATTCGAATTGGAGTGCTCCAGATAAGGGTGTGCAAATACGGTTAATGTCTTCTTCATAATCCTGTTTTCAGTAAATATAGTAAAAAAATATTGAATTAAAGGCAGTATTTAGGTTGATTTGTTAATTTTTTAATATGTAAAAGTCAATTTAATATTAATAAAAATCAAAGAAATGCAGTTATTTTAGTTTTTTAAATAAAAAAATCAGGTCATTGAGACCTGATCTGTTTTTTATAGTTGTATTTTTTATAAGATTACCATCCACCGGATGCGCCTCCGCCTCCAAAGCTTCCACCGCCTCCGAAGCCACCAAATCCTCCGCCACCGCCGGAACTGCCACTACCAAAGCCTCCTCCTCCGAATCCACCAGGGAACGGGAAGAAGCCACCGGGATAATTTCTTCGTCCACGGCGTGTAATAATTACATCATCGTCATCATTATTTCCCCCACCGGGGCCGCCACCTCTGTTGCCAAAGAGAATGGCAATAATGATAAAAATTATAAAAGCAATGACCAGAACTTTAAATGCACTTCCGTTGCCGGAAGGTGCGGTAGTTGCTACAGGTTTAAATTTCCCCTGAACAGCATCCATAATAGCTGAGGTACCCCCGTTTATCCCTTCATACCAAAGCCCTTTCTTAAAATTAGGGGTGACGATATAATCAAGGATCTGTCCTGCTACCGATGCCGTAAGATACTGTTCAACAGCCCTTCCTTGCTGGATAGACATGGTTCTGTCTTCAGTTGCAATCAGGAAAACAACCCCATTATCCACTCCTTTTTTGCCGATTTTCCATTTCTGACCAAACATGGTCGCCAAAAAGTTGACATCCTCACCTTTGGTAGATTTGATGATAACCACTTCAATTTCTGTTGAGGTAGTATCTGCAAATTTGATCAGTTTATTATTAAGCTCGTCTTTTTCCTGTTGAGAAAGAAGATTGGCTTCATCGAAAACCGGATATAAAACCGCTGGTTTTTCGGGAATGGTGTATTGTGCTGATACAATCGTGTAAAAGCAGATCAATAAAAATGAAAATACTATTTTAAGAGAACGTAATTTCATTCGGAAGTTGGTTTGGGTTTTCTCCTTCTACAGGAAAGTATTTTTTGAGTTCAAGACCTGTTTCAAGGACGGCACTTTTGAGTGCTTTGTAATAATTTCCTTTTGCAAATTCAGCCGTAATATAGTCATGCAGATGATCCCAAAAAGATTGTTGTACCTTTTCATGTATTCCGATATCACCAATAATGGTTAAATATTTTTTTTCAAAATTGACATGAAAAAGCACAGCATTCCGGTCGGTCGTTTTATCCATACGAAGCTCTTTGAAAACCTCAAATGCTGTTTTAGCATGATGATCGTCTGTATGAGAATCGATGTGTACTCTGATCTCGCCTGTAGAATGGTCTTCTGCTGACTGAATCGCTTCCACAAGGGAAGCGATCTGCTGATTGGTAAGGAAATTACTCATTATTTGAATACTTCAGGGGCTTTTTGAGCGCCTGCTTCAGCCTTGAAATAAGGTTTTTCTTTAAAATTGGTGAAATTCGCCAAAATATTATTTGGGAAAGTCTTGATGGATGTATTATAATCCTGCGCAGCTTCGTTGTAGTAAACAGTTTCAGTTCTGATGCTGTTTTCAATGGCTGTATACTCTCTTTGGAAGTTAATATACTGCTGATCTGCTTTTAAATTAGGATAAGACTCCACCACAGCCATTAATCGGCTTAGCGCTCCTGATAATTCTCCCTGTGCAGCCTGGAATTTTGCAATATCGGCATCCGTCATATTGGTAGGATCGATATTGATTGACGTCGCTTTAGAACGTGCTTCAACGACTTGAGTTAACGTTTCCTGTTCAAATTTTGAATACGATTTTACCGTTCTTTCCAGATTAGGGATAAGATTTGCTCTTTTCTGATACACAGTCTCTATATTAGACCATTTTGTGTTGACATTTTGTTCTTTGGTAACAAAGCTGTTGTATCCGCTTTTTCCCCAGAAGAATAGAACTGCAACAATAATAAGGAGGGCAATACCAATTGTTCCGGCGCCCAGACATCCTTTATTTTTCATAGTTTATTTTTTTTAATTTTTTGTGCTAATCAAATATACAAATTATGTGCTAATTTTGTAAAAAATTATATTTGAATGACAACAATAGTGGTGGCAATGGGAGAGAAGAATGAGATTGGTTTTGAAAACCAGTTGCTTTGGCATCTTCCCAAGGATTTAAAGCATTTTAAAGATATAACTTCGGGACATCCGATAATTATGGGGAGAAAAACCTACGAAAGTATCGGAAAACCTCTTCCGAACCGTACCAATATTGTTATTTCAAGAAAAAAAGATTGGTTTGAGGAAGGTATTCTTATCGTAGGAAGCATTAAAGAGGCTGTGAAATTTGCTAAGAAAATTGATGAAGAAGTTTTCATCATCGGTGGTGGCAATATTTATGAGCAGACAATTGATATGGTAGATAAACTTGAAGTTACGATGGTGAAAGCTGATCTTGAAGCCGATACATTCTTCCCTAAAATAGATGCTAAGATCTGGAAAAAAACAAGTGAAATCTGTCATGAAAAGGATGAGAAAAACGCATATGATTTCTGTTTCCAGACTTTTGAAAAAATAAAAAGAGAAGCTTAGCAGTTTATTGTCATTTTTTGCTTAAGAAAGTGAACAGTGAATCGCTGCCCGATATGAAAAATTGATAAACACAGTGAATTGACCATTCACCATTGACTTTTTGAACTTTAAGCCTTAAATTTATTATCTTTGCACTTCTAAAATTTAAAAATGAATAAATACATAAAAATTGTAATAGCAGCGCTCCTTATCATTACAGGACTTTTGATGATGATTTTCACAAGAAATCTTGGATGGGGTATTGTTATTTTTCTGCTGGCAGCATTTCCAATTTTGCTTTTCTTTAAAAACGAATATATCCTTTTGGCATTCTGGCAATTGAGAAAACAAAATATGGAGAAAGCAGCAGAATGGTTGACAAAAATTACAAATTACCAGTCACAGCTTCACAAATCTCAATATGGATATTTCCATTATTTATTAGGATTAACGCAAGCTCAGGAACATCCTACGAAAGTAGAACCGTTGATGAAAAAGGCGCTGGAATATGGTTTGAATATGAAGCATGATAGAGCAATGGCCACTTTAAATCTTGCAGCTGCAGCTATTTCTAAAGGAAGAAAGCAGGAAGGACAGAAGCTGTTGGAAGAAGCAAAAAGATTAGACAGTGCAGGAATGATGACTGATCAGATCAAAATGATGAAGGATCAGCTTAAAATGCCTACAATGCAAAAGCATATGCATAACCCGAATATGAGACAAAGAGGGAAATTCTAACAGAATTTGAATCAACACTTAAGATATTGTAAAGAAAACAGCCGTTTCACAAAAGTGAAACGGCTGTTTTTAATTTTATTCTTTGATGATTTTTATATTTTGTAGAGAATTATTCTTGTCTTTGACTTTTATGATATATTCTCCTGGCTGAAGTTTTGACAAATCCCAGGCGGTTTCCGTAGTATTAGGTTGAGCAGATATTATTTTTTGACCGGTTACATTATATAATTCAAGTGAAGTTATATTTTGACTGTTAGAAATGTTGAGTTTATTTTTAACAGGATTCGGGTAATATTTTAAAGTTGTATTTTTTGTTATATCTACTGTACTTAAAGTGTTTTCAAAATATAATTTGATATTGGATCTACTTCCCGTTTGATTCATGTATGTTGTTTCTTTCCAAGGAAGATTTGGATTAGTTTGTAAATAATTAGTTTGTTTGCGATAGCTAGTACCTCCACTAAAACGTGGAGATGAACTATATGTATTATCAGAAGCTGTAGATGTGATAAGAAAAAGTAAATTTTTCGTCGAATCATTGTATGCAAATGGAGTAGTAAGCAGTATGTTTTGCCAACCTATTGTACTACAATTAACAATTCCTGAATAGACTAGTGTGTAATCATTTAAACTTGTAGGAGAGCCAAGTTCACTTTGAGTACTCATCTTCATGTAAATAGAAGCATTTATTTGACCATTAAAAGGTTGTGATTTTATATCCCAGCCAATTCTTGTAATTGTTCCGGTCATTCCAATTTCAGATCCATTGTAAAGTATTTCTGATGCAGCCTGAGCTGCTCTTTGAAATTGACGTGAAGAGCCGGTTGTTCCTGATCCGACAACGACTTCCTGTTGTGCTTGAATGGTACTCATTCCCAGCACCAATAAAAAAGTAGAAATAATGTTTTTCATTTTGTAAATTTTTTAACAAGATAAAAATAGTACAAAAACATATTTCTACATAATGGGATTTGAATATAATCAGTTGTTGTTCAGTTGATTGTGTTTTATTGTTGATAAATATAATTTTGTTGATAACAATCCTTTAAAATATTCTTTGTAAGTTATTTTTAATAGGATTTTGTAATGAATGCATAGGATGAATAAGTGTATTTATCTCAAAAAAAGAGGATCATATTCAATCAAATTTTTCTCATAATTACATTTCAGAATTGTGATCATAGCCATAAAATTTAGGCATTTGCCAATGGTATTTCACGGCAAAAGTTCTGATGGCAACGATTAGTAAAATCGTGAAGATTTGTATAAAAGTATAGGATAAAGTAGTATACTTGGTCATTAACAGAAATGCTGCACCCCCGACAATACATGCTGTCGCATAGATCTCTTTTCTGAAGATTAAAGGAATTCTGTTGAGCAAAATATCCCGGATAATTCCTCCAAAGCAGCCAGTGATGGTCCCCAGTCCGATACAGATTAAAGGATGGATTCCTACATTTAATCCTTTTTGAATTCCAATAATGGTAAATAATCCAAGGCCGAAACTATCAAAAATAAATAAAGTCACTTTGAAATTTTTTTCCAATGACTTAAACAGCATGGTAAATATACTGGTAACCAATATCAGAATACACATCAAAAGATCATGCATCCAAAATACAGGAATATCCAGCAGAAGATCCCTCACGGTTCCTCCTCCTACAGAGGTTACAAAGGCAATAATAAGTACACCAAACGGATCAAGCCGCTTCTGCATTGCTGCAAAACTTCCTGACATGGAAAAGGCAATGGTTCCCAATACCTCTATGGCAAAATTGAACTGTTCGTGCATAAATTATGAGTAATGAATAATGAGCAATCAGTAATAAAAATTATGCCATTTAAATCTGAGATAATTTAAACTTATAGGTAGTCATAACTTTTACAAGTTCTTCACATTCTGTTTTTAAAAGTAAAATTTTTTCCGGATTTATATATTCTAAATCTTCAATAATTTCAAGCCAAAGCTGTGTTTCGTCAATTTCTTCGACTACTATGCACATTTTAGCAAATTTTTCTTTATCAGATCTTGCCCTGGACACTGCCCTGTAATTGGCTGCAACAGAAGTTGAAGATCGAATAATTTGTTTTCTGATTATTGAAATATCATCAGAATAGGGTAATGATGAAAATGTTCTAATGATAGCAATAGAAAAATTTTTGGTTCTTTCCCGAAAAATCTGATTAAAATCCATACTATCAGAATTATTCATTACTAATTGCTCATTACTAATAGATTTACTTCTCCACTCTTACCGAGTCCGGAACTAAAAGTTCATACTCACCTCCGTGATTAATAATCTCTCTTACAATGCTGCTGCTGATGAAAGATTTGCCGGATGACGTGAGTAGAAATACAGTTTCTAATTTTTTATGAGCTAATGTTCTGTTGGTATGGGCAATTGCCTTTTCAAATTCAAAATCAGCCGGATTTCTCAATCCTCTGATAATGTACTGAGCGTTTTTTTCAAAGCAATAATCAACAGTCAGTCCCTCGAAATAATCTACTTCTACATTGGGGAATTCTGCTACAGAATTTTGAATGAATTCCATTCTCTTTTCCAACGGGAACATATATTTCTTCTGGGAGTTTTGTCCGATGGCAATAATTAATTTATCAAATAGCGGTGCCGCTCTCTCTATAATATC is part of the Chryseobacterium lactis genome and encodes:
- a CDS encoding T9SS type A sorting domain-containing protein encodes the protein MKNIISTFLLVLGMSTIQAQQEVVVGSGTTGSSRQFQRAAQAASEILYNGSEIGMTGTITRIGWDIKSQPFNGQINASIYMKMSTQSELGSPTSLNDYTLVYSGIVNCSTIGWQNILLTTPFAYNDSTKNLLFLITSTASDNTYSSSPRFSGGTSYRKQTNYLQTNPNLPWKETTYMNQTGSRSNIKLYFENTLSTVDITKNTTLKYYPNPVKNKLNISNSQNITSLELYNVTGQKIISAQPNTTETAWDLSKLQPGEYIIKVKDKNNSLQNIKIIKE
- a CDS encoding LemA family protein, yielding MKNKGCLGAGTIGIALLIIVAVLFFWGKSGYNSFVTKEQNVNTKWSNIETVYQKRANLIPNLERTVKSYSKFEQETLTQVVEARSKATSINIDPTNMTDADIAKFQAAQGELSGALSRLMAVVESYPNLKADQQYINFQREYTAIENSIRTETVYYNEAAQDYNTSIKTFPNNILANFTNFKEKPYFKAEAGAQKAPEVFK
- a CDS encoding monovalent cation:proton antiporter-2 (CPA2) family protein → MESSLAMNTLIFLGVAIIMVPLARKLGLSSVIGYILGGIIIGPYALKLTGHNVNDIMHASEFGVIMLLFLVGLELEPRKFWEMRKKIMGLGLTQMFLTISLLFLVFICVGWRIDKAIAVAMCFALSSTAIVLQTLQEKNNLKTMAGEASFSTLLFQDISVIPILAILPIIANYKAKHHENEIQILIQKLPEWLQAGTVIFGVALLILLGRYVFVPFLRYVSKSGMTELLTASSLFLVIGVSELMVVIGLSPALGAFLAGVMLANSEFRHELEAQIDPFKGLLLAVFFVSVGSTINFNIIQKDPLFIFTTVFAVLFVKFIVLYTIGRFFRMDNPQSLFYAFALSQVGEFAFVLINYASDLYLLGPELNAQLMAVTAITMCITPILLILNDKFITPKFIKEIPEEENDFNILDNDISQKKIIIVGFGHFGSTVGRLLKANKISATVLDRDSDRVKLLRSYGFKVYYGDATRIPILRAAGIEDAEILVLCLDDPDDNMFIAELVREHYPKVKIYVRAKNRIDAYEYLNNGINHIYRETLGTAVDMAIDVLHETGMRKYAARRLGQRFMAIDKASIRKLAKSKEEDDIALFTTKEILQREEELLAFDNLNFDNKNWEGSSSTEDDEEESQD
- a CDS encoding four helix bundle protein, which gives rise to MDFNQIFRERTKNFSIAIIRTFSSLPYSDDISIIRKQIIRSSTSVAANYRAVSRARSDKEKFAKMCIVVEEIDETQLWLEIIEDLEYINPEKILLLKTECEELVKVMTTYKFKLSQI
- a CDS encoding dihydrofolate reductase, whose protein sequence is MTTIVVAMGEKNEIGFENQLLWHLPKDLKHFKDITSGHPIIMGRKTYESIGKPLPNRTNIVISRKKDWFEEGILIVGSIKEAVKFAKKIDEEVFIIGGGNIYEQTIDMVDKLEVTMVKADLEADTFFPKIDAKIWKKTSEICHEKDEKNAYDFCFQTFEKIKREA
- a CDS encoding TPM domain-containing protein, yielding MSNFLTNQQIASLVEAIQSAEDHSTGEIRVHIDSHTDDHHAKTAFEVFKELRMDKTTDRNAVLFHVNFEKKYLTIIGDIGIHEKVQQSFWDHLHDYITAEFAKGNYYKALKSAVLETGLELKKYFPVEGENPNQLPNEITFS
- a CDS encoding NAD(P)H-dependent oxidoreductase; its protein translation is MKKTLTVFAHPYLEHSNSNVELINFYVRHQHYTLRDLYEEYPDFHIAAFRERKRLANYDRFIFQFPLIWFGMPPLLRLWIDEVFDRDWLLPEKENPLEGKEVYILVTTGGKERSFSKTGTYQYTIDELISGLIVSLKVFKADIKHIKIVYEANKLSKKEIILHKKEFTELLNQ
- the coaD gene encoding pantetheine-phosphate adenylyltransferase, producing MKIAVFPGSFDPITLGHYDIIERAAPLFDKLIIAIGQNSQKKYMFPLEKRMEFIQNSVAEFPNVEVDYFEGLTVDYCFEKNAQYIIRGLRNPADFEFEKAIAHTNRTLAHKKLETVFLLTSSGKSFISSSIVREIINHGGEYELLVPDSVRVEK
- a CDS encoding trimeric intracellular cation channel family protein, producing the protein MHEQFNFAIEVLGTIAFSMSGSFAAMQKRLDPFGVLIIAFVTSVGGGTVRDLLLDIPVFWMHDLLMCILILVTSIFTMLFKSLEKNFKVTLFIFDSFGLGLFTIIGIQKGLNVGIHPLICIGLGTITGCFGGIIRDILLNRIPLIFRKEIYATACIVGGAAFLLMTKYTTLSYTFIQIFTILLIVAIRTFAVKYHWQMPKFYGYDHNSEM
- a CDS encoding TPM domain-containing protein, which codes for MKLRSLKIVFSFLLICFYTIVSAQYTIPEKPAVLYPVFDEANLLSQQEKDELNNKLIKFADTTSTEIEVVIIKSTKGEDVNFLATMFGQKWKIGKKGVDNGVVFLIATEDRTMSIQQGRAVEQYLTASVAGQILDYIVTPNFKKGLWYEGINGGTSAIMDAVQGKFKPVATTAPSGNGSAFKVLVIAFIIFIIIAILFGNRGGGPGGGNNDDDDVIITRRGRRNYPGGFFPFPGGFGGGGFGSGSSGGGGGFGGFGGGGSFGGGGASGGW